In Falco peregrinus isolate bFalPer1 chromosome 9, bFalPer1.pri, whole genome shotgun sequence, the genomic stretch CAGTGAATTTATAAAGTCAGCTTTTCATTGGAGATCCAAGCAGGCTTTAGGAAGATTGAAAGTATTAAACTCTAGTGTGTTGAATTCCCTGTCAGCTGTGTCAAGAGCTAGACGCAGGTAATTAAGGAAGTTCAAGTAAGTAGAGATTATCTCCTTTCTCCTGACTTCCACTTCAGTTGTTAAGTATGTGGGAAAAGAGAGGGAGTTTGGCTCATGCCTGGGGCTACATGTAATGAAAATCCTGAGTAGTAAGAAATAATGACTTTCCTCACCTGACAGTCTTTGGTCATTCTCTCTTCTTCagttcaaaaagcaaaagctcctAATAGAGCTGGATAAATATGCACCAGATGTGGCTGAACTCATCCAGACACCTATGGAAATGCACTACATCCCCCTCAAGGTAGCATTATTGTAAGTATTGCTGCTTGTAGGCTGCAGTAGGCTGCTTTGGTCCCTCAGCTccctttggttttatttgtctgATTGTTAGAAGATTCACCCCCCCCCAGAATTCTGAATTGAATATTATATGTAAAAATCCCCCCAGCCCTAGTACTCggtttaaaagtaaaaagcagatgcttttgcaaatgtttgttGCCAACAAATAAATTCACGCACACCCTCTGAGGCCGGCTCAACAGCATAAGGTCATTAATTTGGTAGCCAGAATGTTGTGTCTGCACAGTTCATATTCCCATTTATCTTGCCAGTACACAAATGTTATCAAAATTGGTTCTATGCCTCCAAAATGTTTGAGtgtcttttcagaaaagttagGAGAATTTTTGAGCAATTGGAGAAAGTGTTTGCTGAATATCACAACTTGAATATCCCAGAATTGTTTTTAACAATTCAAAGATACATTCAGTTGGTCATCTTAGTAGTGTTGTGTCTTGCTGTTCCTCTGTAtgctaagcatttttttaatttctgaaagcttCAACTAAAACAAATACTCTACAAGCAAGGTACTTAATGtcaaagaactatttttttctttggagtttTGACATTAATAGATTATtacctgaattattctgtgtCAGAGAGAGTTTTCCATTAgatatgttattttttcttattttcatatgATTTTGTAAAATGGTATGTTCACCAGGCTGAGAAAGGTAGTTTGTATACATTGCAGACTGTTTTGTATTTAACATTGTTGCACATTGCCATGGCAAAGTCAGGATTTGGTTCCATCCTGctgtcttatttttattcttcagagcCAATAAATGTGAGTAGCAGAAAGTGTTTACTTTGGACCCAATAACCCTAGGTCTGACGGAATAAATGCACAATGTTTCTGCAAAGCAAGAAACGTTTATGGTTGTCATTTTCTAGGATAGAACTTGCATTTTAGACATCTTCCCAActgtctccttttctgcagtgtgCTCTCTGTGGCCACTGTGTCCAAGACCACAATCCAAAGATGTGGGTTTTGCTCCAGACTGAGGAACCTGTTCAGCTGAGTTAATTTGATGAGAGGACCCCATCAAATGTGAATAAGTAAATGGCAAAAtgcatctgtttttcctttgaacatCGCTTTATTAGATGCTGTCTCCTCTGAATATAACTCGagcttttatgtttttcagcTATCTGTTAAACCCCTACACTGTGATGTCTTGTGTGGCAAAGTCTACCTGCGCCATCAACAATACTGTCATTGCATTCTTCATTTTAGCTACAATAAAAGGTaacacaatgaagaaaaaatggttCTTTATGACTTTCTATAAATATTAGAAAAGTAGTAGAAATTAAACCAAGGGACTTTTCAGATAGGGTTGTTACAAAGATCTCGgtgaaacacagcagaaacaggACTGGAACAAGGCCAAAGTTCTACCTGAAATCACAAGATCAAGAGATTTTATAGTCAAGTCAAAACTTACTTTCACCTCAGTGTAACTAGGAGTTTCATCTATAAAAACTGACTCCTTTTCCTGGATGACTTCaaatagttttctgtttgtgcagAAATGCATGTCTGTGTGTAAGAGGACATgatgctctgctgctctttcttttgTATGTGAATATGCACTTGAAGTATTGtatgcaatttattttcaaagtgtaTTCTTTGAACTTTTATTCAAAAGCAAGCAGTTGCCTGCAGCTCTTTTCTGGCTTTCACTCACAGTTGTAAACTTGGTTTGAAATCAGCTAACTGAGCTTTGGGGAAGCAGAAACAGTAACTAAAGACCCATACCAGCACGGCTGACTAGATTATGGCCAAATAGCTGTTTCATTCATCTTGTGCATAATGCcaggtttctgtttcttttatgaCTCCCCAGTGCTAAAGTCTTTTAGCATATGTGATTTGTACTAGTCACATGAGTTTTAGGAGTTCTCTGCTGGGTCAGGGGAAAGGTCAGTCTGATCCCTTCTCCAGCAGTGTCCAGACCCAGACCTTGCAAGTAAAGCTGATATAGATTGTTTTTATTAGTGTCTccaaaagaaagctttcttctACTTGTTGACTAATTGAGGCAGGACGGGTTTTGATTTAGAAGCATTTGCAAAAGCCAACCAGTGAGGGTCCATTTAATTAAACGATTTGTTGCTGTTCACTGTTACCATAAGACAAATAGTTCAGTCATAGACAAAACTGTACTGGCTGTCCGCTGAGGTTTTTTCCTGACTGGGAGTGTGGCAGGCCCTAGGTTTTCAAGTGAGCAAAGAGATGAAGTCAGATTATGGCTGTGATTTCTGGGTACCATTTCCTTATATCTGTGCAGAATTGAACACATGGTAAGATAGAGGATAGGGATTTTTTGTCTAGGAGAGTGTAGTTGAAGAATGGAGAAGGCTTATCACCAGGTAACGctgtattttcactttcaaatgGTGGAAGCAGATTGAAGCTTACAAAGTGTTTGATGTCAGTAGGCTGACAATTAGTCCAGTGCACTGAGTCAGGATGCTTGCTGTCTAAGCTTTTTTACAGGTGACTTCCATCAAGTGACATAAGACTGAAAGCTATAACCAGACTACCGCACTGGgtgcttgtatttttattgtttaacCTGGGACCTTTTGGACTTGATTTCTGGTATTGGTAGTTGGGCCGTGTGAGTATTCAGCACAGCTCAACCTGAGGCACCTCAAGTAAAGCTTCCTTAATAAAGGGATTCATATTTTTAAGACCACATGGAAAAAGCTGTGCTAAtcctctctgtgcctcagttttgGTATCTGTAAAGTAGGGCTGATGCCACTTTATTCCTTCAGCTGCAGACTTTCTCTTGCTCTCTTTCACAGAGCTTTGCTGAGGGCCCCGACATATTCTGGTGACGACATTATCCAGCATGTCCAGTATGAGTGTAACAGCTGTTTCATGCGGGTATGACTTAAGTGAATGCATTCCCATGCATAAACAGCAGCTGGCATGGCCTGCATATAGACTGAATTACATGAATCTCTTTCTATACATGAATGAAAGGAGATATAAACCAGTCAGTGGTTCTTTCTTGTGGGAGAATCACCTTGGTATGAGTCATTCTCTGTTCAAAATGTAGTTAAGAAAAGGACGCAGCCCAGGACACGTTCTGCTAAAAACACCTTTAAGGGGTGTTTTGATATTTGTAAAGCCCCTGAAGGGGGTTATGCATTTATTCCCATTTGTTTGTAAGGCTGTTATATTAAATGTTCCTTACAAATGaacagttggggttttttttcttcgcAGGTAGTGCCTTCCTCAGTGCTGTGTTCCTGGCCTTAGCTACATACCAGTCACTCTACCCTCTCACATTGTTTGCTCCAGCACTCCTTTACCTTCTACAGGTATGTGATTTCTAACTGTTGGCACCTGTCGTCGTCTTGTAGCTGTGCAGGGACAGTACTTAGCTATTGAGAGGGGAGTCAAGCAAGTCCTGGGTTTCAGAAACAGTGGCTCTCCTCAGGCTATGGAAAGTTTGAAGCCTTAATGGGGATGCCTGTGTGTAGAGAGAAGGAAGCCAGAAAGTCATATACAGAACTGGCGGGTGTTCGGCTTGCTTGAAATAAGTGCTATTCTTTGTGTCATGTGAATAGCAATGAGGATTTTAGACCTGGAGAATTCCTTTGCACCGACATAGATCACTGACCTGTGTTTGAATGAGGAGCTCTGTGTTTGAATCACTCAAGCTCGGAAATGCTGATCTGGAGTTTAATGGCAAAAGGTGTGTGCTTGTGAAAGTGCCTGGTTTCCCTTGTCCTTTATCCCTCCCCAATAACAAGGCCCCTGAATTCCAACAGGACTGACCTTGCACATTTACCAGTAAACAATGCCTCAACAGACAGACACTGGTCCAGGCAAAACTAGCCCCGCTGTAGGGTGGTAGGCACATCGGCAGGCAGGGGTAGGGTTTAAAGCTGAGGCAGCTCTTTCCTAGTGATCGGGTTCATCACTGGTTTGCCTGCATGCTTCCCACTGGTCTCTCTCTTAGCTCTTGTGCTGATACTGTACACAGTGACTTAACTGAGAGTCCAAATTATAATGCACTTAAGGAAAACTGATCATTTTCTAGTCTTGCTGTGATGTGGGAGCAACGTGAGGCTGTGACCACTAGCAGAGGGCTCTTACCCAATTCACAGATCATTTGGTGatcttttttattgtgtttgcCACTCTGAAATTTCTGCCATTGAGTATTTTGCCAGCTTTTCTTGGTTGCTTCTGTCCTATCTCCCTCATGACTTTTATAGCTAATCTTAACTACAGATTTGTGACAGCCTGTTCTCAAATCTCTGAGCTTCGAAAGAGAGTGGAGAGTCAGTTCTagtccattttctttccctgactATCTGGTATGAATGTCTCTtacttttttcagaaattttattattattagtctTTGCAAGACAAGAACTGCTGTGGAGTCAGTGTTACTTTTTCAGTTTGCTAATTTTTCGGAGCATTTACTTTATATATTTTAGTCTCATTTGTTGTCTTTTAACTTTGGCTAAAGTAAAGTGGCAGTAAAGTAGAAGCACTGTGTTCACAAGCAACAAGAAGTGCTTTGATATGTGAATGCCTAATTTGTAACTTTTAAAGGGGATCGTGTTAGTGTGTGTTCTTTTATCCAGATTTGTAAATGAACTTCACTGCATTCTTTGTACAGAACTAAATAGCTTTTCTCCAGCACTTTCCAATCTGTCCTGCCAAAAATCTTTGGTAAACTTGCTTACATTGTTCCAGCAAGTGGTATTGAACATGCTGTGACTGAGAAAATAAGAGTGTGCTTTACACAGGGCTCACATCAGTTACAGCTGGTCTCTGTACATCTGCCAGTGTAAACCCTAGTACTAAATGGAAAAGCCACATCACTTATGTGGAGTTACAGAACCCTGAGCAATTCCCAAAGGTTTTTGCCCCTGTGTGTGTATTTGTCTTTACAAATGCAGTCAGGGGACCTCTTGGAGTGAGATACCTATGTATCATGTTATGTGACAAGGGCTTATGGTCGACCTGTCAGGACATGTGGCAGTGGCAGGACTGCAGCAGTTGTCTTTGTCTGAGGAGACAACCTTTTAGAGGGATCCTTTGTGCTTAGGAGCCTGCTGGATGTCCtcttttctgatttctgcagaGCATGAATGCCAGTCCGTGTGGTGGAGACCTGGCATCACAGGGTGGTGGGTTGTGGAGCAGGGCTCTTTGTCACCCAGACGATGTGGGCTCGTGCAGCAGAACGCACAAGCAGCGGTACAGTATTGCAGACCTCTAAGGTACAAGTATAGCTGTGCAGAGGTGGTGAATGTTACACTGAGTGCACGAGAACTGACTCACAAGCAGAAATTACCAGCCTAGGTACAGTATTTTCAAGCACAGGTCTGGGAATCATGTGCAATGTGTATGACTTAGTTGGCCAGATTGAAGAACATCAAGCAAATTGTGCTTGAGAACTACTTCTTCCAGTGCTATAGTACCAGTGTTTGACGCTTTCTTTCATCAATTTAAAATCATGTTCTGAACACTCAGGTTTTTTGTGGCTTTCCACCTGATAAGGGATATCTGCCtgcttgtatttaattttcagcgTCAGTTCATACCAATAAAACTGAGAAGTAAAAGTTTCTGGCTCTACACCATGCAGTATGCAGCCCTGTACCTGTGCAGCCTGGTGGTGATCATCTgcctctccttcttcctcctcaactCCTGGGATTTTATCCCATCTGTTTACGGGTTTATGTAAGTATAAGGATTCTTACTGTTTTGTCTGTCTagccctgctgtgttgtttcTTGTGCATCACTCCCTGTCCCAAGAAGCATGTGATCTGTGATTTTACTGGcaatgcaagaaaacaaagagtgTGTGGAGAAGAGCAGGCATTAGCCAACTTCCGTTAATTAAGTTACAGCAAGAATTAGAGAAGACAGGAGATGTTTTCCACTGAGTTGATTGGAAATGGATTTGACTGTTGAGCTATCATGGCTGTGGAATTTTTATCTCTGGAGAAGTGTCTGTTTGGGAATGGTTTAAATCCTGCTGGGGCATAGGGAAACATTAGTCCCTTTTCTCTCCAGGTTTTCACCCCTTTGATTTCTCTtccatgtatttaaaatataggTCCTCCATCCGTTAAGCAAACAATGCTTGCTTAATGCAACAGAAGCAGGGCAGTGAAAAACAACCATATAAAAATGTTACCTTgacttttcttttcaaatttcagcCTTTCCGTTCCAGATCTGACACCCAATATTGGCCTTTTCTGGTACTTCTTTGCAGAGATGTTTGAAcacttcagtcttttctttgtATGTGTGTTTCAAATCAACGTGTTCTTCTACACCATTCCCTTGGCAATAAAGCTAAAGTAAGTATGTTTTTGTGCTAGTTTTTTTACTCTTACTTGTCTGGTGGAAGCTTATGAGGCTGGCATCAGATGTCTGGATCTACAAGCCTGAAAAAGATAGGTTTTTTTAACAGGGCCTATCCTCCTAATTTCCCAAAGTTTCAATCTTTATTCCTCTTAAATGGAGTGAGTTGGGCTCTGCTATGCAACAAACGTGTTACAGGCATCAAAAGAGAGAGCAGAAATTTAGGCTACAGAGGTGCCTGTTCCCTGCCAGCATAAGCCACTGTAGtcagaaagcaagaaggaaCTCTTGGATGGACCGTCAAGTTTTTTattgtcagaaaaaaagtgaaaatttggGGACATTCCTAGCAGACTGCGCTGACAATGTTACCCTTCTTTCTGATAAAAACACCCGTTAACACTCCTGGATTCTCAGTGAGCTTATCCTCTTGACTTGGAGTGGACAGACATCATGCCATACCAGAAGGATAACTGTGGGCTTCTCCAAATAACCTTCAGAGAGgattttttcattgctttttagcAAATAAgacagagctggggaagagcagcccAGATGACCAGCTGTATAAATGTGTGAGGTGCGGCATGATGTCTCTGTGTGAGGGCAGTGAGCAGATGTGCATCCCCTTAcactgcttctctgcagagcagctctcaCTACCCTACCCGGCGCTCAGAGGCTTGTGTGGAGAGAACAGGGGTACGAGAGCCTTTATCAGCCTAGCCCACAGTACATTTGTGCCCTCGCTGATACTTATTTCCAGTTTCCAGAGACTCTCTTGCATCCTCTTATCCTTCATGTCTTTTCCCTTCTAGGGAACACCCTGTGTTCTTCATGTTTGTCCAGATCGCAATCATTTCTATCTTCAAGTCCTATCCCACTGTGGGAGACATTGCACTGTACATGGCCTTCCTTCCAGTCTGGAGCCACCTTTACAGATGTAAGTTCTTTGTGTTTGATTGTTCCTTATGCAATGGGGAAGGGCCTGTCCAATAACTGTCACCACTAA encodes the following:
- the PIGU gene encoding phosphatidylinositol glycan anchor biosynthesis class U protein; protein product: MAAPLVLVVLVAVTVRAALYRSSLAAFISERVEVASPLNAWKRVVEGLALLDLGVSPYSGAIFHETPLIIYLFHFLIEYAELVFMITDVLTAVALYLAIQDFNKVVFKKQKLLIELDKYAPDVAELIQTPMEMHYIPLKVALFYLLNPYTVMSCVAKSTCAINNTVIAFFILATIKGSAFLSAVFLALATYQSLYPLTLFAPALLYLLQRQFIPIKLRSKSFWLYTMQYAALYLCSLVVIICLSFFLLNSWDFIPSVYGFILSVPDLTPNIGLFWYFFAEMFEHFSLFFVCVFQINVFFYTIPLAIKLKEHPVFFMFVQIAIISIFKSYPTVGDIALYMAFLPVWSHLYRFLRNIFILSCVLIVCSLLFPVLWHLWIYAGSANSNFYYAITLTFNIGQILLISDYFYAFLRREYYLTHGLHLTRQDGTEAMLVLK